Proteins encoded in a region of the Nicotiana tomentosiformis chromosome 9, ASM39032v3, whole genome shotgun sequence genome:
- the LOC104109585 gene encoding uncharacterized protein isoform X4 has protein sequence MILFYEKEEMPSPLSDQILNFCESEFFPEIQNSEVASSSNGCCYDEQSSYSPNLDLNKFQSTSEKNDDTITISTRAATSTTNVSPSRANNSNNYDDNNNSNSLSIIFDTQEEIENDIATSIDFTITPSTNFIVPDHFLQQQDEQFDVNPLNNHHSPVTDVISVPLSHQYHQNHFPIVPLMGSSLGHLYEEESLSSIPPYMRVVTSSPSCSLLDPIIGNYIQGNLNTIIPSEASAIFAAAANSALFYGSQLPNQELEFQEGNSRIFCPDALPRIYNCSIELQAISNESQHLVSAVGCSNPLAAEVTTFEDPSYNKTGRCSVEDRREKIHRYMKKRNERNFSKKIKYACRKTLADSRPRVRGRFARNDEFGEAASKANSYGNHEEDTSDQDVKFNSIIYQDPNMVAASTHENNVTHNGRIFNSNICHISTGPYDICTPLYCTDGQMH, from the exons ATGATTCTATTCTATGAGAAG GAAGAGATGCCAAGTCCCCTAAGTGATCAAATTCTGAATTTTTGTGAGTCTGAATTTTTTCCAGAAATACAAAATTCAGAAGTTGCTTCTAGTTCAAATGGCTGCTGCTATGATGAGCAGTCCTCTTATAGTCCAAATCTTGATCTAAACAAATTCCAAAGCACTAGTGAAAAGAATGATGACACTATCACAATCTCAACCAGAGCAGCCACCAGCACAACCAATGTTAGCCCGTCTAGAGCTAACAATAGCAACAATtacgacgacaacaacaacagTAACAGTCTGTCGATAATATTTGATACTCAAGAGGAAATTGAGAATGACATTGCTACTTCTATAGACTTCACAATCACACCATCCACAAACTTCATTGTCCCTGACCATTTCCTTCAACAACAAGACGAACAATTCGACGTTAATCCTCTTAACAATCACCATTCCCCTGTCACAGATGTTATTTCTGTTCCCTTGTCTCATCAGTATCATCAAAATCACTTTCCTATCGTTCCTCTTATGGGATCTTCATTAGGCCATCTCTACGAAGAGGAATCGTTGTCCTCTATTCCTCCTTACATGCGCGTCGTTACTTCATCTCCTTCTTGTTCACTTCTTGATCCTATTATAGGAAATTACATTCAAGGAAATCTTAACACTATAATCCCTTCTGAAGCTTCAGCTATATTTGCTGCTGCTGCTAATAGTGCTTTGTTCTATGGATCCCAATTGCCAAATCAAGAATTGGAATTTCAAGAAGGGAATAGTAGAATTTTCTGCCCTGATGCCTTGCCAAGGATCTATAACTGTTCTATTGAGCTTCAG GCAATCAGCAATGAGAGTCAGCATTTGGTTAGTGCTGTTGGTTGTTCTAACCCTTTGGCTGCAGAAGTTACAACCTTTGAAGATCCTTCCTATAATAAAACTGGCAGGTGTTCAGTTGAGGATAGGAGGGAGAAGATTCATAGATACATGAAGAAACGAAATGAGAGGAATTTCAGCAAGAAAATCAAG TATGCATGCAGAAAAACACTAGCAGACAGCAGGCCAAGAGTGAGGGGAAGATTTGCAAGAAATGATGAATTTGGGGAAGCTGCAAGTAAAGCAAATTCTTATGGAAATCATGAAGAGGACACAAGTGATCAAGATGTAAAGTTCAATAGTATTATATATCAAGATCCAAATATGGTTGCTGCTTCTACTCATGAGAATAATGTTACTCACAATGGCCGGATTTTCAACTCCAATATTTGTCACATATCCACTGGTCCCTATGATATATGCACACCTCTCTATTGTACAGACGGTCAAATGCACTAG
- the LOC104109585 gene encoding uncharacterized protein isoform X3 encodes MDFSLPLVTNMSFIKEEMPSPLSDQILNFCESEFFPEIQNSEVASSSNGCCYDEQSSYSPNLDLNKFQSTSEKNDDTITISTRAATSTTNVSPSRANNSNNYDDNNNSNSLSIIFDTQEEIENDIATSIDFTITPSTNFIVPDHFLQQQDEQFDVNPLNNHHSPVTDVISVPLSHQYHQNHFPIVPLMGSSLGHLYEEESLSSIPPYMRVVTSSPSCSLLDPIIGNYIQGNLNTIIPSEASAIFAAAANSALFYGSQLPNQELEFQEGNSRIFCPDALPRIYNCSIELQAISNESQHLVSAVGCSNPLAAEVTTFEDPSYNKTGRCSVEDRREKIHRYMKKRNERNFSKKIKYACRKTLADSRPRVRGRFARNDEFGEAASKANSYGNHEEDTSDQDVKFNSIIYQDPNMVAASTHENNVTHNGRIFNSNICHISTGPYDICTPLYCTDGQMH; translated from the exons ATGGATTTCTCTCTTCCCTTGGTTACAAACATGAGTTTCATTAAG GAAGAGATGCCAAGTCCCCTAAGTGATCAAATTCTGAATTTTTGTGAGTCTGAATTTTTTCCAGAAATACAAAATTCAGAAGTTGCTTCTAGTTCAAATGGCTGCTGCTATGATGAGCAGTCCTCTTATAGTCCAAATCTTGATCTAAACAAATTCCAAAGCACTAGTGAAAAGAATGATGACACTATCACAATCTCAACCAGAGCAGCCACCAGCACAACCAATGTTAGCCCGTCTAGAGCTAACAATAGCAACAATtacgacgacaacaacaacagTAACAGTCTGTCGATAATATTTGATACTCAAGAGGAAATTGAGAATGACATTGCTACTTCTATAGACTTCACAATCACACCATCCACAAACTTCATTGTCCCTGACCATTTCCTTCAACAACAAGACGAACAATTCGACGTTAATCCTCTTAACAATCACCATTCCCCTGTCACAGATGTTATTTCTGTTCCCTTGTCTCATCAGTATCATCAAAATCACTTTCCTATCGTTCCTCTTATGGGATCTTCATTAGGCCATCTCTACGAAGAGGAATCGTTGTCCTCTATTCCTCCTTACATGCGCGTCGTTACTTCATCTCCTTCTTGTTCACTTCTTGATCCTATTATAGGAAATTACATTCAAGGAAATCTTAACACTATAATCCCTTCTGAAGCTTCAGCTATATTTGCTGCTGCTGCTAATAGTGCTTTGTTCTATGGATCCCAATTGCCAAATCAAGAATTGGAATTTCAAGAAGGGAATAGTAGAATTTTCTGCCCTGATGCCTTGCCAAGGATCTATAACTGTTCTATTGAGCTTCAG GCAATCAGCAATGAGAGTCAGCATTTGGTTAGTGCTGTTGGTTGTTCTAACCCTTTGGCTGCAGAAGTTACAACCTTTGAAGATCCTTCCTATAATAAAACTGGCAGGTGTTCAGTTGAGGATAGGAGGGAGAAGATTCATAGATACATGAAGAAACGAAATGAGAGGAATTTCAGCAAGAAAATCAAG TATGCATGCAGAAAAACACTAGCAGACAGCAGGCCAAGAGTGAGGGGAAGATTTGCAAGAAATGATGAATTTGGGGAAGCTGCAAGTAAAGCAAATTCTTATGGAAATCATGAAGAGGACACAAGTGATCAAGATGTAAAGTTCAATAGTATTATATATCAAGATCCAAATATGGTTGCTGCTTCTACTCATGAGAATAATGTTACTCACAATGGCCGGATTTTCAACTCCAATATTTGTCACATATCCACTGGTCCCTATGATATATGCACACCTCTCTATTGTACAGACGGTCAAATGCACTAG
- the LOC104109585 gene encoding uncharacterized protein isoform X1, which translates to MDFSLPLVTNMSFIKVTQKEEMPSPLSDQILNFCESEFFPEIQNSEVASSSNGCCYDEQSSYSPNLDLNKFQSTSEKNDDTITISTRAATSTTNVSPSRANNSNNYDDNNNSNSLSIIFDTQEEIENDIATSIDFTITPSTNFIVPDHFLQQQDEQFDVNPLNNHHSPVTDVISVPLSHQYHQNHFPIVPLMGSSLGHLYEEESLSSIPPYMRVVTSSPSCSLLDPIIGNYIQGNLNTIIPSEASAIFAAAANSALFYGSQLPNQELEFQEGNSRIFCPDALPRIYNCSIELQAISNESQHLVSAVGCSNPLAAEVTTFEDPSYNKTGRCSVEDRREKIHRYMKKRNERNFSKKIKYACRKTLADSRPRVRGRFARNDEFGEAASKANSYGNHEEDTSDQDVKFNSIIYQDPNMVAASTHENNVTHNGRIFNSNICHISTGPYDICTPLYCTDGQMH; encoded by the exons ATGGATTTCTCTCTTCCCTTGGTTACAAACATGAGTTTCATTAAGGTAACACAAAAG GAAGAGATGCCAAGTCCCCTAAGTGATCAAATTCTGAATTTTTGTGAGTCTGAATTTTTTCCAGAAATACAAAATTCAGAAGTTGCTTCTAGTTCAAATGGCTGCTGCTATGATGAGCAGTCCTCTTATAGTCCAAATCTTGATCTAAACAAATTCCAAAGCACTAGTGAAAAGAATGATGACACTATCACAATCTCAACCAGAGCAGCCACCAGCACAACCAATGTTAGCCCGTCTAGAGCTAACAATAGCAACAATtacgacgacaacaacaacagTAACAGTCTGTCGATAATATTTGATACTCAAGAGGAAATTGAGAATGACATTGCTACTTCTATAGACTTCACAATCACACCATCCACAAACTTCATTGTCCCTGACCATTTCCTTCAACAACAAGACGAACAATTCGACGTTAATCCTCTTAACAATCACCATTCCCCTGTCACAGATGTTATTTCTGTTCCCTTGTCTCATCAGTATCATCAAAATCACTTTCCTATCGTTCCTCTTATGGGATCTTCATTAGGCCATCTCTACGAAGAGGAATCGTTGTCCTCTATTCCTCCTTACATGCGCGTCGTTACTTCATCTCCTTCTTGTTCACTTCTTGATCCTATTATAGGAAATTACATTCAAGGAAATCTTAACACTATAATCCCTTCTGAAGCTTCAGCTATATTTGCTGCTGCTGCTAATAGTGCTTTGTTCTATGGATCCCAATTGCCAAATCAAGAATTGGAATTTCAAGAAGGGAATAGTAGAATTTTCTGCCCTGATGCCTTGCCAAGGATCTATAACTGTTCTATTGAGCTTCAG GCAATCAGCAATGAGAGTCAGCATTTGGTTAGTGCTGTTGGTTGTTCTAACCCTTTGGCTGCAGAAGTTACAACCTTTGAAGATCCTTCCTATAATAAAACTGGCAGGTGTTCAGTTGAGGATAGGAGGGAGAAGATTCATAGATACATGAAGAAACGAAATGAGAGGAATTTCAGCAAGAAAATCAAG TATGCATGCAGAAAAACACTAGCAGACAGCAGGCCAAGAGTGAGGGGAAGATTTGCAAGAAATGATGAATTTGGGGAAGCTGCAAGTAAAGCAAATTCTTATGGAAATCATGAAGAGGACACAAGTGATCAAGATGTAAAGTTCAATAGTATTATATATCAAGATCCAAATATGGTTGCTGCTTCTACTCATGAGAATAATGTTACTCACAATGGCCGGATTTTCAACTCCAATATTTGTCACATATCCACTGGTCCCTATGATATATGCACACCTCTCTATTGTACAGACGGTCAAATGCACTAG
- the LOC104109585 gene encoding uncharacterized protein isoform X5, with the protein MPSPLSDQILNFCESEFFPEIQNSEVASSSNGCCYDEQSSYSPNLDLNKFQSTSEKNDDTITISTRAATSTTNVSPSRANNSNNYDDNNNSNSLSIIFDTQEEIENDIATSIDFTITPSTNFIVPDHFLQQQDEQFDVNPLNNHHSPVTDVISVPLSHQYHQNHFPIVPLMGSSLGHLYEEESLSSIPPYMRVVTSSPSCSLLDPIIGNYIQGNLNTIIPSEASAIFAAAANSALFYGSQLPNQELEFQEGNSRIFCPDALPRIYNCSIELQAISNESQHLVSAVGCSNPLAAEVTTFEDPSYNKTGRCSVEDRREKIHRYMKKRNERNFSKKIKYACRKTLADSRPRVRGRFARNDEFGEAASKANSYGNHEEDTSDQDVKFNSIIYQDPNMVAASTHENNVTHNGRIFNSNICHISTGPYDICTPLYCTDGQMH; encoded by the exons ATGCCAAGTCCCCTAAGTGATCAAATTCTGAATTTTTGTGAGTCTGAATTTTTTCCAGAAATACAAAATTCAGAAGTTGCTTCTAGTTCAAATGGCTGCTGCTATGATGAGCAGTCCTCTTATAGTCCAAATCTTGATCTAAACAAATTCCAAAGCACTAGTGAAAAGAATGATGACACTATCACAATCTCAACCAGAGCAGCCACCAGCACAACCAATGTTAGCCCGTCTAGAGCTAACAATAGCAACAATtacgacgacaacaacaacagTAACAGTCTGTCGATAATATTTGATACTCAAGAGGAAATTGAGAATGACATTGCTACTTCTATAGACTTCACAATCACACCATCCACAAACTTCATTGTCCCTGACCATTTCCTTCAACAACAAGACGAACAATTCGACGTTAATCCTCTTAACAATCACCATTCCCCTGTCACAGATGTTATTTCTGTTCCCTTGTCTCATCAGTATCATCAAAATCACTTTCCTATCGTTCCTCTTATGGGATCTTCATTAGGCCATCTCTACGAAGAGGAATCGTTGTCCTCTATTCCTCCTTACATGCGCGTCGTTACTTCATCTCCTTCTTGTTCACTTCTTGATCCTATTATAGGAAATTACATTCAAGGAAATCTTAACACTATAATCCCTTCTGAAGCTTCAGCTATATTTGCTGCTGCTGCTAATAGTGCTTTGTTCTATGGATCCCAATTGCCAAATCAAGAATTGGAATTTCAAGAAGGGAATAGTAGAATTTTCTGCCCTGATGCCTTGCCAAGGATCTATAACTGTTCTATTGAGCTTCAG GCAATCAGCAATGAGAGTCAGCATTTGGTTAGTGCTGTTGGTTGTTCTAACCCTTTGGCTGCAGAAGTTACAACCTTTGAAGATCCTTCCTATAATAAAACTGGCAGGTGTTCAGTTGAGGATAGGAGGGAGAAGATTCATAGATACATGAAGAAACGAAATGAGAGGAATTTCAGCAAGAAAATCAAG TATGCATGCAGAAAAACACTAGCAGACAGCAGGCCAAGAGTGAGGGGAAGATTTGCAAGAAATGATGAATTTGGGGAAGCTGCAAGTAAAGCAAATTCTTATGGAAATCATGAAGAGGACACAAGTGATCAAGATGTAAAGTTCAATAGTATTATATATCAAGATCCAAATATGGTTGCTGCTTCTACTCATGAGAATAATGTTACTCACAATGGCCGGATTTTCAACTCCAATATTTGTCACATATCCACTGGTCCCTATGATATATGCACACCTCTCTATTGTACAGACGGTCAAATGCACTAG
- the LOC104109585 gene encoding uncharacterized protein isoform X2: MLQDMMLHPQEHQLSYEEMPSPLSDQILNFCESEFFPEIQNSEVASSSNGCCYDEQSSYSPNLDLNKFQSTSEKNDDTITISTRAATSTTNVSPSRANNSNNYDDNNNSNSLSIIFDTQEEIENDIATSIDFTITPSTNFIVPDHFLQQQDEQFDVNPLNNHHSPVTDVISVPLSHQYHQNHFPIVPLMGSSLGHLYEEESLSSIPPYMRVVTSSPSCSLLDPIIGNYIQGNLNTIIPSEASAIFAAAANSALFYGSQLPNQELEFQEGNSRIFCPDALPRIYNCSIELQAISNESQHLVSAVGCSNPLAAEVTTFEDPSYNKTGRCSVEDRREKIHRYMKKRNERNFSKKIKYACRKTLADSRPRVRGRFARNDEFGEAASKANSYGNHEEDTSDQDVKFNSIIYQDPNMVAASTHENNVTHNGRIFNSNICHISTGPYDICTPLYCTDGQMH, encoded by the exons atgttgCAGGACATGATGCTTCATCCTCAAGAACATCAACTTTCTTAT GAAGAGATGCCAAGTCCCCTAAGTGATCAAATTCTGAATTTTTGTGAGTCTGAATTTTTTCCAGAAATACAAAATTCAGAAGTTGCTTCTAGTTCAAATGGCTGCTGCTATGATGAGCAGTCCTCTTATAGTCCAAATCTTGATCTAAACAAATTCCAAAGCACTAGTGAAAAGAATGATGACACTATCACAATCTCAACCAGAGCAGCCACCAGCACAACCAATGTTAGCCCGTCTAGAGCTAACAATAGCAACAATtacgacgacaacaacaacagTAACAGTCTGTCGATAATATTTGATACTCAAGAGGAAATTGAGAATGACATTGCTACTTCTATAGACTTCACAATCACACCATCCACAAACTTCATTGTCCCTGACCATTTCCTTCAACAACAAGACGAACAATTCGACGTTAATCCTCTTAACAATCACCATTCCCCTGTCACAGATGTTATTTCTGTTCCCTTGTCTCATCAGTATCATCAAAATCACTTTCCTATCGTTCCTCTTATGGGATCTTCATTAGGCCATCTCTACGAAGAGGAATCGTTGTCCTCTATTCCTCCTTACATGCGCGTCGTTACTTCATCTCCTTCTTGTTCACTTCTTGATCCTATTATAGGAAATTACATTCAAGGAAATCTTAACACTATAATCCCTTCTGAAGCTTCAGCTATATTTGCTGCTGCTGCTAATAGTGCTTTGTTCTATGGATCCCAATTGCCAAATCAAGAATTGGAATTTCAAGAAGGGAATAGTAGAATTTTCTGCCCTGATGCCTTGCCAAGGATCTATAACTGTTCTATTGAGCTTCAG GCAATCAGCAATGAGAGTCAGCATTTGGTTAGTGCTGTTGGTTGTTCTAACCCTTTGGCTGCAGAAGTTACAACCTTTGAAGATCCTTCCTATAATAAAACTGGCAGGTGTTCAGTTGAGGATAGGAGGGAGAAGATTCATAGATACATGAAGAAACGAAATGAGAGGAATTTCAGCAAGAAAATCAAG TATGCATGCAGAAAAACACTAGCAGACAGCAGGCCAAGAGTGAGGGGAAGATTTGCAAGAAATGATGAATTTGGGGAAGCTGCAAGTAAAGCAAATTCTTATGGAAATCATGAAGAGGACACAAGTGATCAAGATGTAAAGTTCAATAGTATTATATATCAAGATCCAAATATGGTTGCTGCTTCTACTCATGAGAATAATGTTACTCACAATGGCCGGATTTTCAACTCCAATATTTGTCACATATCCACTGGTCCCTATGATATATGCACACCTCTCTATTGTACAGACGGTCAAATGCACTAG